A window from Neodiprion fabricii isolate iyNeoFabr1 chromosome 2, iyNeoFabr1.1, whole genome shotgun sequence encodes these proteins:
- the LOC124176775 gene encoding uncharacterized protein LOC124176775 encodes MTKTCAMLTKGVYGDSEKDEKALEIIQEAFIALNANYMRRGARLIDLRERSIIATVEVGKKKCNNIIPQLKYSKKLFTAAFFTLLSYCLLSENLSANFALKYALGTRCLVPNHYFVWEFTRPVSTCEFCRGIDSALILPNLTREEFKRYAYSSRPMVIKNAAGHWPAKKVFSLYFFRNLYESIEGAYESVQEECQFLHFKSNFASLKEVFAMSDRRALNLPGEQPWYVGWKNCHPQVLEIMKEFYQTPHFLPQDAEVPHTNYVFLGYEQGAVMHLDYIPRLMWQGQVLGSKTWSVAPTPECDKVCKKFDFSVNAGDIILLDTRVWYHGTNVKDGQFSLTVTSEYG; translated from the exons ATGACGAAAACGTGCGCAATGTTGACCAAAGGCGTTTACGGCGACTCCGAAAAGGATGAAAAAGCGTTAGAAATAATACAAGAGGCTTTTATAGCGCTGAATGCCAATTACATGAGACGAGGAGCTCGTCTAATTGATCTACGAGAACGATCAATAATCGCCACTGTCGAAGTGGGCAAAAAGAAATGTAACAATATAATTcctcaattaaaatattccaaGAAACTGTTTACAGCGGCATTTTTTACCCTACTCAGTTACTGTTTATTGTCAGAAAATTTGTCTGCCAATTTTGCACTCAAATATGCACTGGGAACTCGCTGCTTGGTACCGAACCATTATTTCGTTTGGGAATTCACCCGGCCTGTTTCGACGTGTGAATTTTGTCGCGGTATAGACTCTGCCCTAATTCTTCCCAATCTGACAAGAGAAGAATTCAAACGCTATGCATACTCGTCAAGACCgatggtgataaaaaatgcGGCAGGTCATTGGCCGGCGAAAAAAGTGTTCAGCCTATACTTCTTTAGGAATCTCTACGAGAGTATCGAAGGCGCTTACGAAAGTGTTCAGGAGGAATGCCAGTTCCTTCATTTTAAAAGTAACTTTGCGAGCCTCAAAGAAGTCTTCGCAATGAGCGATCGAAGGGCCCTTAATTTGCCTGGGGAACAGCCCTGGTATGtcggatggaaaaattgtCACCCCCAGGTGCTGGAAAttatgaaagaattttatcaAACTCCGCACTTCTTGCCTCAAGACGCCGAAGTACCGCACACCAATTACGTTTTTCTTGGATACGAACAAGGCGCTGTTATGCAT CTGGATTACATACCGCGTTTGATGTGGCAGGGTCAGGTACTGGGAAGCAAAACTTGGTCAGTAGCACCGACGCCGGAATGTGACAAAGTTTGTAAGAAATTTGACTTCTCCGTTAATGCCGGGGACATAATTCTGTTGGACACCAGAGTTTGGTATCATGGCACCAACGTCAAGGACGGGCAGTTCAGTTTAACTGTAACGTCTGAATACGGATAG